A single window of Liolophura sinensis isolate JHLJ2023 chromosome 6, CUHK_Ljap_v2, whole genome shotgun sequence DNA harbors:
- the LOC135467083 gene encoding polyribonucleotide nucleotidyltransferase 1, mitochondrial-like, translated as MAAPITSTRRLICGCGKHILHYSKRGGLRPRFNHTNPWKDKSLQGSVEVDIGGRPLKLSTGQFARFADGTATAQHGDTSVLVTAVSKSKPSSSSFLPLTVDYRQKAAAAGRIPTNYLRRELGPSEKEILTSRMIDRSLRPLFPPGFFCETQLMCNLLAVDGKNDPDVLSINAASAALALSDIPWNGPVAAVRVGFIDNEVVINPTRRQMSQSTLNLVITGGERSQVVMLEASAENMLQQDFMKSIKQGIKETNSIILKIQELQRKYGKPKRELTLPNPYDNELVDTVKSLTSARLEQVLTDETHDKFSRDNALTEIRQGTLEKLKENYPDKDPGLLMEIINDVVKSVFRSLILDSNKRCDGRELTQLRDISCKVDLFRPLHGSAVFQRGQTQVLCTVSFDSPDSAMKADPISVMTGGLKEKNFMLHYEFPPYATNETGRPGAIGRRELGHGALAEKGLRPILPSNFPFTIRLTSEVLESNGSSSMASVCGGSLALMDAGVPVSDPAAGVAIGLVTRYNPDKPTDIKDYKVLTDILGIEDYMGDMDFKMAGTKKGITALQADIKIPGLPLRIVMEAIEQARDAKSEILRIMNETLAHPRVGQKENSPVIETLDVPIAKRSRFLGIGGCNLKKLQSEAGVTVSSIDETKFQVFAPNQSAMDEAKEMIEEILAEEREPELEFGAVYTATIVEVRESGVMVQIHPKMQPVLIHNSQLDQRKVSHPSALGFEVGQEITAKYFGRDPVSGRIRLSRKVLFSPATTVIRNFTGNKSD; from the exons ATGGCAGCCCCCATAACCTCCACACGCCGGTTGATTTGTGGATGTGGTAAACACATCTTACACTATTCAAAAAGGGGTGGTTTAAGACCACGTTTCAATCACACCAACCCGTGGAAGGATAAGTCACTTCAGGGATCGGTGGAAGTTGACATTGGTGGCAG GCCACTGAAATTATCTACAGGACAGTTTGCCAGGTTTGCAGATGGAACAGCAACTGCCCAG CATGGGGACACGTCAGTCTTGGTTACTGCTGTCAGCAAATCCAAACCTTCCTCTTCGTCCTTCTTACCTTTAACA GTTGACTACAGACAGAAAGCTGCAGCTGCTGGCAGAATTCCCACAAACTATCTGAGACGAGAACTAGGGCCAAGTGAAAAGGAAATACTAACAAGCAGAATGATAG ATCGCTCACTTCGCCCTTTGTTTCCACCTGGCTTTTTCTGTGAGACACAG CTGATGTGTAACTTGTTGGCCGTAGATGGAAAGAATGATCCAGATGTCCTGAGCATTAATGCAG ccTCAGCAGCGTTAGCGCTGTCAGATATACCATGGAATGGTCCTGTAG CGGCAGTTCGTGTAGGATTTATTGATAACGAGGTCGTGATTAACCCCACTCGCCGTCAGATGTCACAGAGCACATTAAACCTGGTGATAACTGGAGGAGAGAGGAGTCAAGTAG TCATGTTAGAAGCTTCGGCTGAAAATATGTTACAACAGGACTTCATGAAAAGTATCAAACAAGGAATTAAGGAAACAAACAGTATCATCTTGAAG ATTCAAGAACTCCAAAGAAAATATGGAAAGCCAAAGAGAGAACTGACTCTTCCAAACCCTTATGATAATGAACTGGTGGATACTGTGAAAAG CCTGACCTCTGCTAGACTAGAGCAAGTTTTGACAGATGAAACACATGATAAG TTTTCTAGAGATAATGCTTTAACAGAAATAAGGCAAGGTACCCTGGAGAAGTTGAAAG aAAATTATCCAGATAAAGATCCGGGTTTATTGATGGAAATTATAAACGATGTGGTGAAAAGTGTTTTTAGGAGTTTAATCTTGGATTCTAATAAGAG GTGTGATGGAAGAGAGCTGACTCAACTGAGGGACATATCATGTAAAGTTGACCTTTTCCGACCTCTTCATGGTTCGGCAGTCTTTCAGAGAGGCCAAACTCAG GTGTTATGTACAGTTAGTTTTGACTCTCCAGACTCTGCTATGAAGGCTGATCCAATATCTGTGATGACTGG GGGACTTAAGGAGAAAAATTTCATGCTTCACTATGAG tttccGCCATATGCAACAAATGAAACCGGTCGACCTGGAGCCATTGGTCGGCGGGAATTAGGCCATG GTGCCCTAGCTGAGAAGGGTTTACGCCCAATATTGCCCAGTAACTTCCCCTTTACAATTCGGCTGACTTCAGAAGTATTAGAATCCAATG GTTCATCTTCTATGGCATCTGTGTGTGGGGGAAGCCTAGCCCTGATGGACGCTGGAGTACCTGTGAGCGATCCAGCCGCTGGAGTCGCCATTGGACTGGTTACCCGATACAATCCCGATAAACCTACTGACATCAAAGACTACAAAGTTCTAACCGATATCTTG GGGATAGAGGACTACATGGGTGACATGGACTTCAAGATGGCTGGTACCAAGAAAGGAATAACAGCATTGCAG GCTGATATCAAAATTCCAGGTTTACCACTAAGGATAGTAATGGAGGCAATTGAACAGGCCAGAG ATGCCAAAAGTGAAATCCTGCGAATTATGAATGAGACTTTGGCACACCCACGAGTGGGGCAAAAAGAAAACAGCCCAGTTAttg aaACCCTGGATGTGCCCATTGCTAAGCGATCCCGATTTCTTGGAATTGGTGGATGTAATCTTAAAAAGCTCCAATCAGAAGCCG GTGTCACTGTGTCATCAATTGATGAGACAAAATTCCAGGTGTTTGCCCCAAATCAGAGTGCTATGGATGAGGCCAAAGAAATGATTGAGGAAATCCTGGCAGAAGAG AGAGAACCAGAACTGGAATTTGGTGCTGTCTATACAGCCACTATTGTTGAAGTTAG GGAAAGTGGTGTTATGGTGCAAATTCACCCCAAAATGCAGCCAGTTCTCATCCATAACTCTCAGTTAGATCAGCGCAAG GTTAGCCATCCAAGTGCTTTaggatttgaagttggtcaagAAATAACTGCCAAGTATTTTGGCCGTGATCCAGTCAGTGGGCGAATTCGATTATCACGGAAAGTGCTCTTCTCTCCTGCAACAACTGTCATCAGAAACTTCACCGGGAATAAGTCAGACTGA